Below is a genomic region from Zea mays cultivar B73 chromosome 9, Zm-B73-REFERENCE-NAM-5.0, whole genome shotgun sequence.
ttaaaaaagcTATAAAAAATCGGCCGAGCGTGCACCCTTTCAAACTTTATTCGAGTATTCTAATATTAACCTCAATCTACATGTGTAAATTGATTTACATTACATCACAATCCACTTTAATACATATGTATTACCAAAGTATTCAAACTAGGCCTAGAAGAGAGGAAAACGGCTGGTCACGTTGAATTGTCTGCGATTTTGCTGAGGCTGCGTCTATaagtgtacattcgggccgcccggcccggcccggcccaagcccgaaaaggcccgtattgtttgaatttcgggccggcccggcccgtttgaatttcgggccgtgccgggccggcccatgggcctagccctcggcccacggcccggcccgtaattgcttaaacgtgtcgggcttatttcgggcggcccgaaattataaaagcccgaaattcacattagggcccgaaattcaatttttggcccgaaattcagtttttggcccaaaattcatattagagccctaaattcaaaaaaataataaaccaaataaaagataagacaaataaatttgtataaaatcaaacttaatatttgtattaaagttaccacagctatgcaatgactacctcgcattttgttagaaggaaaaagagtataatcagctgtatacaaagttcgtaagttcagtttattgtctaatgttcataacaaaagtaaaattacatcgcACAATCTAATTCAAAGATacaaaaaaacatctaactagcattatctctagctttgtgttctttatcaagtatatgaaagtgcgaaataaagtgtggttttaataaatatatgggtcTTTTCGTGCTtctatatgggccttttcgtgcctgccttaaacgggccgtgctcgtgcccgcccatgggccgtgacctcggcccaaacccggcccgatataacgggccgtgccggcccggcactaaattatttcgggccgtgccgtgcctgggccgtgcttttttttccgtgcttcgggccggcccatcaggcccggcccaaatgtacacctatagctgCGTCCGCACACCGGTCCGTTGGGTGACGTTACGCGCGTCAAGCTGACAACGAACAAAGAGTGTCCCAAAAGAGGCGACGAGAGGACGAACGGAAGCGAGCACCACAGCCACGGATCGCGATTTGGCACGGGTAGTAGCGCCTGCAATGGACCCATGGTAATCTGGATTTCTCACTATTTTCTGGAAAGGAGCTGGGATGAGAGAGAGAATATCTTCTGCCCAGTTGCTTCCCCCACTCGTTTTCAAAGGTGAGAGAAGTATTTAAAGATTGCGATGATATTTTAAAGCAGAGCTCTGGTTTTCAGATCTCGACCGCATAGTTGCCGCGTGTGAGCTGTGAACGGGCGAGTGAATATTCCGCCGCAGGCCATCAGGATTAGGACAGGTAATTTGGAGTTGCTTACGGAGCCAGTCACTCACAGCTCCTGGTCCTGGCGGTAAGAAGTGAACCTGCCCGGCGCCCCCCGCCGGACGGGGTCCGTCGCCTACAAGCCGCCTCCCCACGGCTCTCCGCTCCCGGCCCGTCACACCGGCCGCCAATCCTATATAAAGCCGCTCCAGGCCCTCCGCTCCTCCAGTCCAAAGCCCCTTGCCTTCTATCCCTTTCACACACGCCTctccttccctctctctctctctatcttccTGCCTGAGGCAGCAGCCATTTCCGCTTCCGATCGTGGAGGCTTGGTGTGGAAGGAGGAAAGGAGGCCAGCTGCTGGTTTTCGGTGCGGCGGAGATGTCTGAGGTGTCGGTGATAAACCAGGCGGAGGTGGAGGATGCGGGTGCCGGGCAGCTGGACCTGCCGCCGGGGTTCCGCTTCCACCCCACCGACGAGGAGATCATCTCGCACTACCTCGCCCATAAGGCCCTCAACCACCGCTTCGTCTCCGGTGTCATCGGCGAGGTCGACCTCAACAAGTGCGAGCCATGGGACCTGCCAGGTTAGTACTTGCTGCTACTGCATCGACGCCTCATAGCTCTAAACCTGCACCTTTTTTCCCCTTGTGCTTCTACTAGTAGTACTTCTCGGCTGGAAACCATGCCCTAACCAAAAAAAGGACGGAACTTTGCGTTGGATTTCTCCAGGCAGGGCCAAGATGGGGGAGAAGGAGTGGTACTTCTTCTGCCACAAGGATCGCAAGTACCCGACGGGCACGCGGACCAACCGCGCCACGGAGACCGGCTACTGGAAGGCCACCGGCAAGGACAAGGAGATCTTCAGGGGCCGCGGCGTCCTCGTGGGCATGAAGAAGACGCTCGTCTTCTACCGCGGCCGCGCGCCGCGCGGGGAGAAGACCGGCTGGGTCATGCACGAGTTCCGCCTCGAGGGCAAGCTTCCCGAGCGGCTCCCGCGCTCCGCCAAGGTCCGGCCCTCCCCCCCTGTTCTCGCCTCGTTTAATTGCTCGTTCGGCCCTGGAAATCtttttctccccccccccccccccccccccccccccccctttttcgTCCGCCGGTGGCCTAAatcctcttcttttcttgctgCCTTCGTTTGTTTGTTTGTTGCGTGCAGGACGAGTGGGCCGTGTGCAAGGTGTTCAACAAGGAGCTGGCGGCGAGGACCGAGCCAATAATGGCGGCGGCCGGCGCGGGCGAGCTCGAGCGCGTCGGCTCGCTGGGCTTCCTCAGCGAGCTCCTCGACTCCGCCGAGCTGCCGGCCCTCATCGGCGCCGACGTCGACGAGGTGATCGACTTCAACGGCCCCGCGTCCACCTCCGGCGCGCCGGGCACGAGCCACAGCCACCTCCCGGTCAAGATGGAGGAGCACGCGCTGCTGCACATGCAgtaccagccgccgccgcccccgacgtcctaCTACTCGAGCCAGTACTTCTCTCTGCCGGCGATGAACTCCGGCGACGTCCTTCCCCCGGCGATCCGGAGGTACTGCAAGGCGGAGCAGCAGGTGGTGTCGGGGCAGACGGCGGCGTCGGAGGTCAGCCCGTCCCGCGAGACCGGGCTGAGCGCCGACCCCAACGCGGAGATCTCGTCGGCGGTGACCCCGTCGTCGTCGCACCAGTTCCTGCCCGAGTTCGACGACCCGGTCCTGAACCTCGCGGACCTCTGGAAGTACTGAAGCCTTCCCCTGGACGGCTGGACGACGATCGATCGGTGGATCGGGGCGCCCGCCCACCCGCCTCGATCCCATGGTTTGGTTGGTTAATTGCTTGATGATTCGATTGATTATCTTGGCCTGTTGTGGGATTTGGGGTTAGTGACGGACCGTGACGCGTCCTCCGCCTCTACTGACCTCGGGGTCTGACTAGATTATTGCCCGTGCAGACCGGCAGGGGATTAGGGCCCCCCTCCTTGTTAATGAATCCGCCCCCATCCTAGGTTCCTTGTCTTGGTCACTGTACATAGCGCCCTACTCTGATTGTGTCAGTAGCAGTAGCATGATTATTGATAGGATTAATGAAATGGGGGGTAGATTAGCGTCAGCAGTGCGTTATTACAGGGCAAAGTCTACGGATTGATTAGTGAATTTGGGCGCTTGATGAGCCAGCTAGCGCCAGcttcatatgcacatgtactactATTGATTGCTGGTCGAGCTCGACATAGCATTATGTGAAAATTTGATGCTTCAGTTAACCTATTGTGATCTCGTCCGTCCGTCCTCTTGTACCGGGTACCGCTTTCCACTTGTTGGCCGTCCATTCCGATATGTAGCCGCAACAGCCTCGTGGATGCGATGCGATGAAAGATCGTTGGATCCGTGGGACCCTTCGCCGCCGCAGGCACGTACGCGACGCCATCCGGCCAATTATTTGGAGTGGAGGCGACGCCGGTCGCCGTCCTCAATTCTCATCGCGCGCGCCCAACTGGATCGGCCGCCGCGGCATGACTCCAGAGCCAGCCTTATCTCGTTTCGGAAAAGCCAAAGCCAACAGACGACACGGGAAAACAGAAACTGATCGCGCGCGCCCACCATCCTAACCAACCCAACCTGATCGCAGGCACGCACgcacgccgtcgccgtcgccgacgACGAGTGAAGTGAAATTACCGCGCGCGCGTGGGCGGTGCTGGCCACGGCCGTTCGCGTCGTTTCGCTTGTGCGCGCACAGCACACGGTGGCTTGCCTTCCGTTGGAAGCAAGAAGAGGCTTGTGTGCCGCGCCGCGGCACGGTTGGccgtataggtgtacatttgggccgggcctgatgggccggcccgaagcacggaaaaaaagcacggcccaggcacggcacggcccgaaataatttagtgccgggccggcacgacccgttatatcgggccgggtttgggccgaggtcatggcccatgggcgggcacgagcacggcccgtttaaggcaggcacgaaaaggcccatatagaggcacgaaaaggcccatatatttatcaAAACACatttcattccacactttcatatacttgataaaaaaacacaaagctagagataatgctagttagatgtttttttgtatctttgaattagagtgtgtgatgtaattttacttttgttatgaacattagacaataaactaaacttacgaactttgtatagagctgattatactcttttttcttctaacaaaatgatttataaacgagGTACTCATTGCATAActgtggtaactttaatacaaatattaagtttaattttgttcaaatttatttgtcttatcttttatttgttttattatttttttgaatttagggctctaatgtgaatttcgggccaaaaactgaattttgggccaaaaactgaatttcgggccctaatgtgaatttcgggccaaaaattgaatttcgggcttttataatttcgggccgcccgaaataagcccgacacgtttaagcaattacgggccgggccATGGGCCGAGGGCgaggcccatgggccggcccggcacggcccgaaattcaaacgggccgggccggcccgaaattcaaacaatacgggccttttcgggcttgggccgggccggaccgggcggcccgaatgtacacctatagttgGCCGTCGGAGGTAGCGAACACCGGGTTTCCACGCGCTGGCTTGGTGGGTGGATCAAACCCCGATGAAGGACGGAATGGAAGCATCGGCGAGATTCGCTCGGAAATTAAGGAATAATAATGGTGGCAAAGACGAGTTCGCGCGAATATTCTCTTCTCTATTCCTCTCTCGCGCGCTCGCGCCTGAAAACCTCGCACCAAGGCTACGAGGGTGCCGGGACCGGCCGGGAGTGTCGCAAAAAACAACAACACCTCCAGCGGCGGTAGCTGGTCACCTCACCTCCTCCTTCGCGGGGGCTCTGCCGTTGGGTGGTTCCGATCCGGATCGGATCGAAGTGTCCGAGTCGTTGCACCGTGTGTGCCGTCACTACTCTAGGCTCTACTCCCGTTCGTTGGCGATGGCGACCAGATCTAATTATTATTACTACTACGTAGTACACTCTAGTGCTCGCCGTCCTTTCTCGTTCAATAAAGAACGCCATCTTGAACGTACGGGGGGTTTTCGCCGTCGAGCTCTGAAAAATCAATTGGCATTGCTCGCTATCTATCTATCTCTGCTCAGCGGCCGGCTGGGAATCAGAGAGGCCAGGACTGCACGATGTGTTTCACTACAAGATACTAGCTAAAGAGTGTGGACCAAAAACCCACGCTTACTAAAATAAACCGACACTTTTGAACTAAGAGTATCGCCGTCACTCTGAAATAGACACTTTTATTCGTATAAAAATATGGGGGGACAACACTCTTAAATTAAAAGTATCAGTACTTAAGTTAAGAGTGTCGGTTCAGCAGACACGGCCGGTGACGTGGCCATGCGCTAACCAACTCTCGCGGACTCGGGAGATtatgggtctgtttggttggactgtggctgtggaaaaagttgctgtgggctgtgagctgtggaaaaagctgctgtaggctgtgtgctgttaaaaagctaaaaatcgtttggtggaaaccactaaaagtcgttaaaagttcttcgatatatgttttcacagttccatccaaaagccactaaaagcaggtccaggggtgctttcagttttgcactacaagaaagtcggcttttagaaaaagctgcttcctggatccagccctttggttggcttttggcttttagggggcaaaagccaaagccaaaagccaaaccaaacacaccctatagGTTAATCAATTGGATGTAGATGTCCGGATGCAGGTTGCTTTCAGTCTGGTGATTAGCTATAGGGCGCGGGTTTTGTCGTGGCTTATCCGATCTGGTGATTGCATTGACGTCGTCTACGGCCCGCCAGCACGCATCAGATAAAGTTGTTTAAGCGCGCTTCTTCCCTCCCGTCCCGGCTTTCTTTTTCTGCGTCACGGGAATATGCGAGCCCCCCTGTGCGGCGGACGTACGTGACGACTAACTACGTACCCGGCGTATGCTGCCGCATCGCATATTCGCATGGGTCTCCAGAACGGAATTTTCCATGCTGGCCCGGTTCCTACTGTGACGGTGGTAGTATGTTCGTGATactttatatatatttatatcaaGACATGTTGTGGTGTCGAGATCGGCATCTCATATTTAGCTTGTACACAGGAGGAACGTAGGCCAGCAAAGCCCGTAACGCACCGGCCGGCGGCTATCTGTCCGCCTTCTCTCCGTCGGCTAGCTTAGCTGTGGCCGTTTAATTTCTTCTCTGCCCTCGGCATGCATGCGAGCTCTTCTAGAAAACACAGAGCCGAAACAAGTGGCCGTTGCACTACAATAATACACTACACTGCACTGCAATTTCGACAGGTTTTGTGCAACCTTGCTTTTCGTTTGATCCTCGAGCTGTTGAGCAACAGAGACATAAACCAAATGCATCGGATATATAGGCCGGTGATCCCAGATAGTACTTTTGGGGAAAGGGATCCAACGAAAAAAACCTTTTTTGTTTCATAAAGGCTTCCATTCCATATTCTAGCTCTCGTTGACAACTGTGTTTGCGGCGCACACGCTCGCTCTATCGTTGTCCACCTGATTTGGGCTGTCGAAAAGTGTTTAGGgtttagatagatagatagaccgTGTAGCCCATGCAGAACTAGATGTTATATTTCTTCCGTTAATTCATCGTTTTCTTCTCAAAATAATCGAAACAGACTCATGTTATAAGTTTTGCTCAACGACTGTGTCAAAAATGGAGGCGTAAATAGGCATCATTCGTCGAGCAACTAGAGTAGTGTGGACTGTACTGTGAATTTTCTCCGAGAGACGACTGCAGATTCCATGCTCAGCGTTCTGGTTCTGGCTGTCCCCCCCTGGCTGCCTGGCTATCGTGGCGTACGTCACTGCACGTGATGACGGGACAGTTTTATCCGCTGCCGCCCAACGTCCCCATTGCAAAATGTCTCTGCCGCCCGCGGGCCCCAACTGGTCTCCTCCGATTGGTTAGTCCAGTCTCGGCGTccaagaagaaaaaaaaattccCGCGGGCCCCAACTGATCTCTCTCATGTTCTAGACGGAAACCTCGTGCACTCACGATCATGATCATGGCAGAGCGTTTCTTGGCTGCTGCCAATAAATGAGCACAGCTATCGCATCTGCCCGGTCGATGAAAAGGCACCATGCATGGACTGTACTACTACTACCGTGTATGATCTTGGGTCCTAAAAAGGACCAGGTATACGTGCCTACCACGAGCATCGCGTACTAGCTTACAGGTGCATGGAGTCGATCAGCTACTCCTTGACCCGCCAGCCAACACAGTCCGTCCGAACTGCCGCAACGTTTGCTCTACTTCTCTACACGTGGTATATAGATAGCTTCTCCACCGTGTCACGCATCTTGTTCGCTCGTCACGCGCACATTGTTCACGTGGCCGTATTTTTTTTTACTCCGCATCGATGCACATGCACCCCTTTTCTGACCTTGCGAGTCGATTGCGAGGCACCGCTTTATTGGTCACGCCGTAGCGTTTAAAGTAAGTACGTCCGCGCATCAGGAACGAAAAGAGTTGGACCAAAAAAAAATGAGCCATGTCCTCCAAGGCCGCCGTACGTACCCCGCAGCGTGCAAGCGGTTGCCCTCGATCCGGCGCGCGGTAAGACGGGGCGCCATATTATACGCATGGTACGGAGTCCACCATGAGTGCTGTACTGCTGCTGTACTGTAGCGTGCGTGATGCGCCGAcggggggcgggccgggccgggccggagcAGATAAGGTTTGGTGGCCAGAGGCTTCCAAACCTACCCTTATTTGTTCCAGCTAGTAGATCGACGGCCCTAGTATTTCCTCCGCTATTTTCC
It encodes:
- the LOC100281341 gene encoding NAC domain-containing protein 87 produces the protein MSEVSVINQAEVEDAGAGQLDLPPGFRFHPTDEEIISHYLAHKALNHRFVSGVIGEVDLNKCEPWDLPGRAKMGEKEWYFFCHKDRKYPTGTRTNRATETGYWKATGKDKEIFRGRGVLVGMKKTLVFYRGRAPRGEKTGWVMHEFRLEGKLPERLPRSAKDEWAVCKVFNKELAARTEPIMAAAGAGELERVGSLGFLSELLDSAELPALIGADVDEVIDFNGPASTSGAPGTSHSHLPVKMEEHALLHMQYQPPPPPTSYYSSQYFSLPAMNSGDVLPPAIRRYCKAEQQVVSGQTAASEVSPSRETGLSADPNAEISSAVTPSSSHQFLPEFDDPVLNLADLWKY